The Anopheles coluzzii chromosome 2, AcolN3, whole genome shotgun sequence genome window below encodes:
- the LOC120953553 gene encoding protein encore isoform X1: MSTVAVAAQQHTTESRTHSLANLAEQQQQQQQQQSTIGSAFSAENGHSPAMPCAPCPSSQAAGVRSAVSPESSVPSGCDGGGGADTGSNSNSSSSSSSSSGNAMANGQTDTSAPSGGGGGADGQQQQQMQQQQGDSSQQQQDQPPISGPRPASGGRQQRIAGGKGKHLTRSHAMRESTSPPRTPTPRSPSDTHTSSSSSSNPISGGGGGGGSTGGTINTTTVSPTTTTTNAVATSSSSTSGNNNNNNIGTLCNGPQSQPERGNGASASASTMMSDTDSLAKHNSSGPGGGGGGVGGGGGSSGNGSPNIVLFTGGEEQRSTSGKSQLDLDFPKLTPPKTSFNPNAGSNGSNQHHPKSNGSVKNNGGGKANGAAAVCETDKSTATSTGTTKQQSAAPTVVSTVGSPTQPGGSSIDTPDGGGAGRGGGMPVGPTNPSNHNHLVSGEQAMGGEPTTASSDRQQHSPATSPANSSSNYCDSDGRHGPYQHQQQREVNFSSSQDGAATDGPINIQFSHETETRYIQCDSPTDGLMRSGGVVAGTGPTATPPSGGKKRSGASGKGGNKAARLKNLSGGSSSSVDGGGGGLGGGGGMASFMSRDSLCDPFTDQSGVNLLQFFKETLNKNFKDRNMLMKIEKELLSLAMDRSRSQMKFPPMSSYNRMLIHRVAAYFGMEHNVDATQQCVIAEVTPATRIPDIRFKNLISDSFSEEPRKSILKRDTHSFDEYHRFGGGGGGDGGGGGGGGGGGRGGGSGLLHCPDRGMLDRKAKSFEERDEEYDKSKRRLFKNREDFQHDSESDQWQWISTDGVGVAGGGGGGPTLIDVHAVRHQQKLQNNRLLKVQSVSIEGRSDERPCVSKSHSFGGYGGSSQNASLLRGDSITSTKSAGARLFTKQDSNASTNTPWRLSPSSSGSYLTSSYKTQSIRSDSVTPSPTGYGSGDHTPEPCVPSPSATCGVMWAVTDMASVPKGSVLIDPQTFQPIVNQDGSLYHFDPSNLPPTATGGGPWPAAGGGKVSKRKFEKQKSFNSKNNLNSSSSLESSIDGPVLGKSVDCGLQTAIPADNGSGAVTTIMTMTASPPTTIAEEVVNELGCYDAVGGGTGGGGLKLLSVKDNPDMDENSSLCEEISQTTNELGALKLQKHQATSPMLQASELQPIDMNEIQYGTNPSDSGSLVHTANTTTLLDEDRSLIDEVAETTGDEPDDLGDTLDALGKTDPTGHNNNNNNPALGAAVQLLHVHDPVSSSSTLDAADDDDDEDDDEDRSETPTDGGQEEVDKKNDMVKVANVVQTVVPLTSYASASATPNGGGSAGVSAYTVTYDGGGSGHPGTTVYATGTPGLSTTTYQTAPDGAIYAVPSSLVYTYPTAMDPAEMSGGYFVPVYDPQQQQREASLCSTPGASIYSAPAGAASTVLHPIAYTQSAAAAAAYTGAPLYQNPVMYSSDQFPAAQAAAAAAAAGQLSQYPISYPIGIGYPFNGATYQNYWNQPITYYVPQTPVPSTVGGASILMPPPMPQTPGTGGIITTTATVPTNTPGPSGAPMAGKRNTTPPQNGGHGQSQGGATHSASVTPVPISPFATNIPVPLPDTTSAAATGAPMYAAFPQPLYPNMLPFASPMATHPHPAAAPAGTLVPTAASFHPHPVPTGAPQHHPSAHHPAAAASGPHADSSASSGGQHHPAAHYHHHHQQQQQGQQGGSGHYSSTNGPSNGGGGGNSSSSSSSSNSSHSGGNHSNNSATNAPTPQSTPSTPLSLPLSMPPHHGGVPAGATPKGMPLFPTPPIMPNVAGGGGYAGHHHYASSDDRKPGNGGGYKPRGQAAAAAAAGSNGGPTGGSYFNYNASSNGRQMTPNSTGGGGNYQPQGGMKGGYAQNNTGNNNQNQNGPLILGPPPSGKLNRHDGSGQPNAVPPANGNSSNNNKPPLIPTLPSMVVPGATAPNAAGLAGDKARLNRSSKPPNLDLKRSYNSNSYGGVNSRNTPSTNSNESNGSPNSITSSSVHEHGAAQSHHPMVPHHAHHHAGGHGGAGNHPTTPTSHHHAGSHPVVSAGGGQQQPAQQHGGLHHHHHPGHPAGPHGQHHPHHGGGGGQSMAHGVPQQAQHGGPGGGGGATHYYHAGGGQSMAQAGGGGQVGHSGQSSYYASNGPSHRGGSVGSNGGGNGAAGSGSGGNGGGHGAGHPHAMPAAAVMHNSAVAAAAAAAAAVEPYHQQLIPINAATGMSYVKIGQAYYPSLTLPQSRRSPPNEIRPIAGVYPTMNMVMPASRQFTPRPQHSSSYSNAKVNKSLR, encoded by the exons ATTGCTGGTGGAAAAGGCAAGCATTTAACCCGCAGTCACGCGATGCGTGAGTCAACCTCGCCGCCCCGAACACCGACGCCGCGATCACCATCCGATacgcacaccagcagcagcagcagcagcaatccaatcagcggtggcggcggcggcggcggcagtacGGGTGGTACGATCAACACGACCACTGTCAGCCctaccaccacaaccaccaacgCAGTTGCgaccagtagcagcagtaccagcggcaacaacaacaacaacaacattggCACCctctgcaatggtccccagaGTCAGCCCGAGCGAGGAAACGGCGCTTCAGCATCGGCATCCACCATGATGAGCGACACCGATTCGCTCGCCAAACACAACAGCTCCGGACCgggtggaggtggtggaggagtaggaggtggaggaggcaGCAGTGGCAACGGTTCGCCGAACATTGTCCTGTTTACCGGTGGGGAGGAGCAGCGCAGCACCAGTGGCAAAAGTCAGCTGGACCTAGACTTCCCGAAGCTGACACCGCCGAAGACGTCCTTTAACCCGAACGCCGGCAGCAACGGTAGCAATCAGCATCACCCGAAAAGCAATGGCAGCGTGAAAAACAATGGCGGCGGCAAAGCGAACGGTGCCGCTGCGGTGTGCGAGACGGACAAATCGACGGCAACTAGCACCGGCACTACGAAGCAGCAGTCTGCGGCGCCGACTGTCGTCAGCACGGTAGGTTCACCGACGCAGCCCGGTGGCAGTAGCATAGACACACCGGACGGTGGGGGAGCGGGCCGTGGCGGAGGTATGCCGGTGGGTCCGACCAATCCGTCCAACCACAACCATCTCGTGTCTGGCGAGCAGGCGATGGGCGGCGAACCGACGACGGCGTCCTCGGACAGGCAGCAACACTCGCCGGCAACGTCAccggcaaacagcagcagcaactatTGTGATAGCGATGGCCGCCACGGTCCgtaccagcaccagcagcagcgggaggtgaacttcagcagcagccaggACGGTGCCGCCACCGACGGTCCGATCAATATACAGTTTTCGCACGAAACGGAAACGCGCTACATACAGTGCGACAGTCCGACCGATGGCCTTATGCGAAGTGGCGGTGTGGTGGCGGGCACTGGCCCAACGGCGACGCCGCCGAGCGGTGGCAAGAAACGCAGCGGCGCCTCCGGCAAGGGTGGCAATAAGGCGGCCCGGCTGAAGAACCTAAGCGGTGGCTCCTCGTCCAGCGTcgatggcggtggcggtggcctcggcggcggcggcggcatggCCTCGTTCATGTCGCGCGACAGCCTGTGCGACCCGTTCACCGACCAGAGCGGCGTGAATTTGCTGCAGTTCTTCAAGGAAACGCTGAACAAAAACTTCAAGGATCGCAACATGCTGATGAAGATCGAGAAGGAGCTGCTGTCGCTCGCGATGGACCGGAGCCGCAGCCAGATGAAGTTTCCGCCCATGTCTTCCTACAACCGGATGCTGATCCACCGGGTCGCGGCGTACTTCGGCATGGAGCACAACGTGGACGCGACGCAGCAGTGCGTGATTGCGGAGGTGACGCCGGCCACCCGCATCCCGGACATACGGTTCAAGAATCTCATCTCGGACAGCTTCTCGGAGGAGCCGCGCAAGTCGATCCTGAAGCGGGACACGCACAGCTTCGACGAGTACCACCGGtttggcggtggcggcggggGAGATGGAGGAGGAGGCGGCGGAGGAGGCGGGGGTGGCAGGGGTGGTGGTAGCGGGTTGCTGCACTGTCCCGACCGGGGCATGCTCGACCGGAAGGCGAAAAGCTTCGAGGAGCGGGACGAAGAGTACGACAAGTCGAAGCGGAGGCTGTTCAAAAACCGTGAG GACTTTCAGCATGATTCCGAGTCCGATCAGTGGCAGTGGATATCGACcgatggtgttggtgttgctggtggtggcggcggcggcccgaCGCTGATTGACGTCCATGCTGTCCGGCACCAGCAGAAACTGCAGAACAAtcgcttgctgaaagtacaATCCGTG TCAATTGAGGGACGATCGGACGAGCGGCCTTGCGTTTCGAAATCGCACAGCTTCGGTGGTTATGGCGGATCGTCGCAGAATGCATCGCTGCTGCGGGGCGATTCGATAACGTCGACCAAAAGTGCCGGTGCCCGGCTGTTCACGAAGCAGGACTCTAACGCCAGCACCAACACGCCCTGGAGGCTGTCGCCGTCGAGCAGTGG GTCGTACCTTACTTCCAGTTACAAAACGCAATCGATCCGCTCGGACTCGGTAACACCGTCCCCGACCGGCTACGGCAGCGGCGACCACACACCGGAACCGTGCGTACCATCCCCGTCGGCCACGTGCGGCGTGATGTGGGCCGTAACCGATATGGCAAGCGTGCCCAAGGGCAGCGTACTGATTGATCCGCAAACGTTCCAGCCAATCGTAAACCAGGACGG CTCGCTGTACCATTTCGATCCCTCCAATCTGCCTCCGACGGCGACGGGTGGTGGTCCCTGGCCAGCTGCGGGCGGCGGCAAAGTGTCGAAGCGAAAGTTTGAGAAGCAGAAATCATTCAACAGTAAGAACAatctcaacagcagcagctcgcttGAAAGCTCGATCGACGGGCCGGTGCTCGGTAAGTCGGTCGACTGCGGGCTGCAGACGGCGATCCCTGCCGACAATGGGTCGGGGGCCGTCACGACCATTATGACGATGACGGCGTCACCACCGACCACCATCGCGGAGGAGGTGGTCAACGAGCTCGGTTGCTACGATGCGGTTGGTGGTGGCACCGGTGGCGGCGGCCTAAAGTTGCTGAGCGTTAAGGATAATCCCGATATGGATG AAAATTCAAGCCTCTGCGAAGAGATCTCACAAACCACAAACGAGCTTGGCGCGCTGAAGTTGCAGAAACATCAAGCCACCAGTCCCATGCTGCAGGCCAGCGAACTGCAGCCAATCGATATGAACGAA ATTCAGTACGGTACTAACCCGAGTGACAGTGGAAGCCTGGTGCATACTGCCAACACTACAACGCTGCTGGACGAGGACCGATCGCTGATCGACGAGGTGGCGGAAACGACCGGCGACGAACCGGATGATCTCGGCGACACGCTGGACGCGCTCGGTAAAACCGACCCGACcggccacaacaacaacaacaataatccGGCTCTGGGTGCTGCTGTACAATTGTTGCACGTACACGATCCTGTCAGTAGTAGCAGCACGCTAGACGCCgccgacgatgacgatgacgaggacgacgacgaggatcGCAGCGAAACGCCAACCGACGGTGGGCAGGAGGAGGTGGACAAGAAGAACGACATGGTGAAGGTGGCGAACGTGGTCCAAACGGTGGTGCCGCTAACGAGCTACGCCAGTGCCAGCGCTACACCGAACGGCGGTGGGAGTGCGGGTGTCAGTGCGTACACCGTCACGTAcgacggtggtggtagtggccaTCCGGGTACTACCGTGTATGCGACCGGCACACCGGGCCTGTCAACGACGACATATCAGACTGCG CCGGACGGTGCCATCTACGCGGTACCATCGTCGCTGGTCTACACATATCCCACGGCAATGGATCCGGCCGAAATGTCCGGCGGGTACTTTGTGCCGGTGTACgatccgcagcagcagcagcgcgaaGCAAGCCTCTGTTCGACGCCGGGCGCGTCGATCTATTCGGCCCCGGCCGGTGCCGCCTCGACCGTGCTGCATCCGATCGCGTACACGCAGAGTGCGGCAGCGGCCGCAGCGTACACCGGTGCGCCACTGTACCAGAACCCGGTCATGTACTCGTCCGACCAGTTCCCGGCGGCCCAGGCCGCGGCAGCGGCCGCAGCAGCCGGCCAGCTTTCGCAGTATCCCATTAGCTATCCGATCGGTATAGGATACCCGTTCAATG GTGCTACGTACCAAAACTACTGGAATCAGCCAATCACTTACTACGTTCCTCAGACGCCCGTCCCGTCGACGGTTGGTGGTGCGTCCATACTCATGCCGCCGCCGATGCCGCAAACGCCCGGCACCGGGGGCATCATCACGACCACGGCCACCGTACCGACGAACACGCCCGGCCCGTCCGGGGCACCGATGGCGGGCAAGCGCAACACGACACCGCCCCAGAACGGTGGGCACGGCCAGTCGCAGGGCGGCGCCACGCACAGTGCCTCGGTAACGCCCGTGCCGATCTCACCGTTCGCCACGAATATTCCCGTACCACTGCCCGACACCacgtcggcggcggcgaccGGAGCCCCGATGTACGCCGCCTTCCCGCAGCCCCTGTACCCGAACATGCTTCCATTCGCCAGCCCGATGGCGACCCATCCCCATCCGGCTGCGGCCCCCGCCGGCACACTGGTACCCACTGCCGCATCATTCCATCCGCACCCGGTACCGACCGGTGCACCGCAGCACCATCCCAGCGCTCACCATCCGGCGGCCGCCGCTTCCGGCCCGCACGCCGACTCGTCCGCCAGCAGCGGAGGGCAGCACCATCCAGCAGCAcactaccaccatcatcaccagcagcagcagcaggggcaGCAGGGAGGCAGTGGCCACTATTCCAGCACGAACGGACCGTCGAATGGAGGCGGTGGCggcaacagcagtagcagtagcagcagtagcaacagcagtcACAGCGGTGGcaaccacagcaacaacagtgcCACAAACGCACCCACACCCCAGTCGACGCCGAGCACACCGCTCTCGCTGCCCCTGTCGATGCCGCCCCATCACGGCGGTGTGCCGGCCGGTGCAACGCCCAAAGGTATGCCGCTCTTTCCAACGCCCCCGATCATGCCGAATGTAGCGGGCGGCGGAGGATACGCGGGGCATCACCATTACGCGTCGTCGGACGACCGGAAGCCGGGCAACGGGGGAGGCTACAAGCCGAGAGGccaggcggcggcggcggcggcggccggttCCAACGGGGGGCCAACCGGTGGCAGCTACTTCAACTACAACGCATCGTCCAACGGACGGCAGATGACACCGAACAGCACGGGCGGCGGAGGCAACTATCAGCCGCAGGGAGGCATGAAGGGTGGCTACGCACAGAACAATACAGGGAACAATAACCAGAACCAGAACGGGCCGCTAATCCTGGGGCCGCCGCCGTCGGGCAAACTGAACCGCCACGATGGCTCGGGCCAGCCGAACGCCGTGCCACCGGCGAACGGCAACTcctcgaacaacaacaaaccgcCGCTGATACCGACGCTACCGAGCATGGTGGTGCCGGGGGCGACCGCACCGAACGCCGCCGGTCTGGCGGGCGATAAAGCACGCCTCAATCGCTCCTCGAAACCGCCCAACCTGGACCTGAAGCGGAgctacaacagcaacagctacGGTGGGGTGAACAGCCGCAACACGCCCAGCACGAACTCGAACGAGAGCAACGGCTCACCGAACAGTATTACGTCTTCTTCCGTGCACGAGCACGGTGCGGCCCAGTCGCACCATCCGATGGTGCCGCACCACGCGCACCATCACGCCGGCGGACACGGCGGAGCCGGCAACCATCCGACGACACCGACGTCTCACCATCACGCGGGCAGCCATCCGGTGGTGTCGGCGGGCGGCGGGCAGCAGCAACCTGCCCAGCAGCACGGTGgactgcaccaccaccatcatccggGACATCCGGCGGGGCCGCACGGGCAGCATCATCCGCatcacggtggtggtggcggccaGTCGATGGCACACGGTGTGCCGCAACAAGCGCAGCACGGTGGTCCGGGCGGTGGAGGGGGCGCAACACACTATTACCACGCGGGTGGAGGACAGTCGATGGCAcaggctggtggtggtgggcagGTGGGCCACTCTGGCCAATCGTCCTACTACGCGAGCAACGGTCCGTCGCACCGAGGTGGCAGCGTGGGAAGCAACGGGGGCGGTAATGGAGCGGCCGGTTCTGGGTCGGGCGGAAATGGAGGTGGCCACGGAGCGGGACATCCGCACGCGATGCCGGCCGCCGCCGTAATGCACAACTCAGCGgttgcggcggcggcggcggctgcagcCGCTGTCGAACCGTACCATCAGCAGCTGATCCCGATCAATGCGGCGACCGGAATGTCGTACGTCAAAATCGGACAGGCGTATTAT CCATCGCTAACATTGCCACAAAGCCGCCGATCGCCTCCTAATGAAATACGTCCAATTGCCGGGGTCTATCCGACGATGAATATGGTGATGCCGG CATCTCGACAATTCACACCACGaccacagcacagcagcagctacagcaatGCCAAGGTGAATAAATCGCTTCGATAA